The proteins below are encoded in one region of Pleuronectes platessa chromosome 12, fPlePla1.1, whole genome shotgun sequence:
- the LOC128453060 gene encoding D(5)-like dopamine receptor, with amino-acid sequence MPWEAITEVTGTWLFGSFCGVWIAFDIMCSTASILNLCIISVDRYWAIASPFRYERKMTHRVAFVMIGVAWTLSILISFIPVQLNWHRAGEEGQMMEEVVEVMAASTNSSNVSTKAKSCVANLNRTYAISSSFISFYIPVVIMIATYTRIYRIAQTQIRRIMSLERAAEQAQNQGQNQGQNQGQNQGQNQGLSVNRQHRPHDEASLKSSFKKETKVLKTLSIIMGVFVFCWLPFFVLNCTVPFCDPPCVSDSTFTVFVWFGWANSSLNPVIYAFNADFRRAFATILGCNRICSNNAVEAVNFSNELVSYQHDTTLHKEALVPAQLQQRPCSTHCDHREDVSAQFDEESLGSSGSRSHNRLLLLPAAVQLEEEISLDTITPFTPVAGQERDALIPGQVQQDG; translated from the coding sequence ATGCCGTGGGAGGCCATCACCGAGGTCACGGGCACGTGGCTGTTCGGAAGCTTCTGTGGCGTGTGGATCGCCTTCGACATCATGTGCTCCACCGCCTCCATCCTCAACCTGTGCATCATCAGCGTGGACCGCTACTGGGCCATCGCCAGCCCCTTCCGGTACGAGCGGAAGATGACGCACCGCGTGGCCTTCGTCATGATCGGGGTGGCGTGGACGCTCTCCATCCTCATCTCCTTCATCCCGGTGCAGCTCAACTGGCACCGGGCGGGCGAGGAGGGCcagatgatggaggaggtggtggaggtgatggCCGCCTCAACGAACAGCAGCAACGTCAGCACCAAGGCCAAGAGCTGCGTGGCCAACCTGAACAGAACCTACGCCATCTCCTCGTCCTTCATCAGCTTCTACATCCCCGTGGTGATCATGATCGCCACCTACACCCGCATCTACCGGATCGCCCAGACCCAGATCCGCCGCATCATGTCTCTGGAGCGGGCGGCGGAGCAGGCCCAGAACCAGGGCCAGAACCAGGGCCAGAACCAGGGCCAGAACCAGGGCCAGAACCAGGGCCTCAGTGTGAACCGGCAGCACCGGCCCCACGACGAGGCCTCGCTGAAGTCCTCGTTCAAGAAGGAGACCAAAGTCCTGAAGACGCTCTCCATCATCATGGGCGTGTTCGTGTTCTGCTGGCTGCCGTTCTTCGTCCTGAACTGCACCGTCCCGTTCTGTGACCCGCCCTGCGTCAGCGACTCCACCTTCACCGTCTTCGTCTGGTTCGGCTGGGCCAACTCGTCCCTCAACCCCGTCATCTACGCCTTCAACGCAGACTTCCGCCGGGCCTTCGCCACCATCCTGGGCTGCAACAGGATCTGTTCCAACAACGCGGTGGAGGCCGTGAACTTCAGTAACGAGCTGGTTTCCTACCAGCACGACACCACGCTCCACAAGGAGGCGCTGGTCCCTGcgcagctgcagcagcgtccCTGCAGCACCCACTGTGACCACCGGGAGGACGTGAGCGCACAGTTTGACGAGGAGTCGCTCGGGTCGTCCGGCTCTCGGAGCCACAACCgactcctgctgcttcctgctgccgtccagctggaggaggagatctCCCTGGACACGATCACGCCCTTCACCCCGGTGGCCGGACAGGAGAGGGACGCTCTGATCCCTGGACAGGTGCAGCAGGACGGATAG
- the fgfbp3 gene encoding fibroblast growth factor-binding protein 2 — translation MSVLPCSVLLVLVLCLSVLTDAKRQSGQGKPDKPRQPPTEPPPAKRPRNRSVPGSGELSTKEGHRCTWETSGDGLVSLVVNCSTETLGEQQRYWCRYAGKPDLCQAYGVKSSQYWKQLVGKLKKRQNACDGEKVLKAKTCKKAPAEAHMKLAQHSGEEERKAGKEGGKNKGASAGKNQDGGKTERKKKNKEEEEKKKEERTGFEEEGVMNDMQPGQSYCSEGWNSVCSFFTRFFEG, via the exons ATGAGCGTCCTTCCGTGCagcgtcctcctcgtcctcgtcctttGTCTCTCCGTCCTCACCGATGCCAAGCGGCAGTCTGGTCAGGGGAAACCCGACAAACCTCGCCAGCCCCCGACAGAGCCCCCCCCGGCCAAGAGGCCCAGGAACCGCTCAGTGCCGGGCTCTGGAGAGCTGTCCACCAAGGAGGGACACCGCTGCACCTGGGAGACGTCCGGAGACGGCCTGGTGAGCCTGGTGGTGAACTGCAGTACTGAGACGCTGGGGGAGCAGCAGAG GTATTGGTGCCGTTACGCCGGCAAGCCGGACCTGTGCCAGGCGTACGGCGTGAAGTCCAGTCAGTACTGGAAGCAGCTGGTGGGGAAGCTGAAGAAAAGACAGAACGCCTGCGATGGAGAGAAAGTCCTGAAAGCCAAAACCTGCAAGAAGGCGCCGGCCGAGGCCCACATGAAACTCGCCCAACAcagcggagaggaggagaggaaggccgggaaggagggggggaagAACAAGGGAGCGTCTGCCGGCAAGAATCAAGATGGAGGGAAGaccgagaggaagaagaagaacaaggaggaggaggagaagaagaaggaggagaggactgGCTTTGAGGAGGAGGGCGTGATGAACGACATGCAGCCGGGGCAGAGCTACTGCAGCGAGGGATGGAACTCGGTCTGCTCCTTCTTCACCAGGTTCTTTGAGGGTTGA